A portion of the Streptomyces platensis genome contains these proteins:
- a CDS encoding ribonucleoside-diphosphate reductase subunit alpha — MTIAPTEPASDAEAVPPVVATPPGTADGGPGEDGPGVALLRTLTQLTEDLTATDPGKVAAAALRGRHAGSDEAELRSLATDAAAGLIGDEPQYSKLAARLLTLAISEEAAGQGAVAFSASVEVGHREGLIADETAEFVRAHAARLDALVDRALADGADDRFGYFGLRTLHSRYLLRHPTTRQVIETPQHFLLRVACGLAEDHSERALDDVAELYRLTSSLSYLPSSPTLFNSGTRHPQMSSCYLLDSPLDELDSIYDRYHQVARLSKHAGGIGLSYSRIRARGSLIRGTNGHSNGIVPFLRTLDASVAAVNQGGRRKGAACVYLETWHADIEEFLELRDNTGEEARRTHNLNIAHWIPDEFMRRVEADADWSLFSPSDAPELVDLWGDEFDAAYRKLEADGRALKQIPARVLYSRMMRTLAQTGNGWMTFKDAANRTANQTAEPGQVVHSSNLCTEILEVTNDGETAVCNLGSVNLAAHLGDHGEMDWERLDATVRTAVTFLDRVVDINFYPTEQAGTSNSRWRPVGLGLMGLQDVFFRLRLPFDSPEAQELSTRISERIMLAAYEASADLAERHGPHPAWSATRTARGVLHPDHYPNAEPRWADRWAALRTRIAATGMRNSLLLAIAPTATIASIAGVYECIEPQVSNLFKRETLSGEFLQVNAYLIEELKALGLWDARTRDALREANGSVQDVEWIPAEIRALYRTAWEIPQRALIDMAAARTPYLDQSQSLNLFMASPTIGKLSSMYAYAWKRGIKTTYYLRSRPATRIAQSARGGAAATAPVPQQATDPEAVACSLENPESCEACQ, encoded by the coding sequence GTGACCATCGCGCCAACGGAGCCCGCGTCAGACGCCGAGGCCGTGCCGCCCGTGGTGGCCACGCCTCCCGGTACCGCCGACGGCGGTCCGGGCGAGGACGGGCCGGGTGTCGCCCTGCTGCGCACCCTGACCCAGCTGACCGAGGACCTGACCGCGACCGACCCCGGCAAGGTGGCCGCCGCCGCCCTGCGCGGCCGGCACGCCGGCTCCGACGAGGCCGAACTGCGGTCGCTGGCCACCGATGCCGCGGCCGGTCTGATCGGTGACGAGCCGCAGTACTCCAAGCTCGCGGCGCGGCTGCTCACCCTCGCGATCTCGGAGGAGGCGGCCGGACAGGGGGCGGTCGCCTTCTCCGCCTCCGTCGAGGTCGGCCACCGCGAGGGGCTGATCGCCGACGAGACCGCGGAGTTCGTCCGGGCGCACGCCGCCCGGCTGGACGCGCTGGTCGACCGGGCGCTGGCCGACGGCGCCGACGACCGCTTCGGGTACTTCGGTCTGCGCACCCTGCACTCGCGCTACCTGCTGCGGCACCCCACCACCCGTCAGGTCATCGAGACCCCGCAGCACTTCCTGCTGCGGGTGGCCTGCGGCCTCGCCGAGGACCACAGCGAGCGTGCGCTGGACGACGTGGCGGAGCTCTACCGCCTCACCAGCTCGCTGTCCTACCTGCCCTCCTCCCCCACCCTGTTCAACTCCGGCACCCGCCACCCGCAGATGTCGTCCTGCTATCTGCTGGACTCCCCGCTGGACGAGCTGGACTCGATCTACGACCGCTACCACCAGGTCGCCCGGCTCTCCAAGCACGCCGGCGGCATCGGCCTCTCGTACTCCCGCATCCGCGCCCGCGGTTCGCTGATCCGCGGCACCAACGGGCACTCCAACGGCATCGTGCCGTTCCTGCGCACCCTGGACGCCTCGGTCGCGGCCGTGAACCAGGGCGGCCGGCGCAAGGGCGCGGCCTGCGTCTATCTGGAGACCTGGCACGCGGACATCGAGGAGTTCCTGGAGCTGCGCGACAACACCGGTGAGGAGGCGCGCCGTACGCACAACCTGAACATCGCGCACTGGATCCCGGACGAGTTCATGCGCCGGGTGGAGGCGGACGCCGACTGGTCGCTGTTCTCGCCGTCGGACGCCCCGGAGCTGGTGGACCTGTGGGGCGACGAGTTCGACGCCGCCTACCGGAAGCTGGAGGCCGACGGCCGGGCGCTCAAGCAGATCCCGGCCCGGGTGCTGTACTCCCGCATGATGCGCACCCTGGCGCAGACCGGCAACGGCTGGATGACGTTCAAGGACGCCGCCAACCGCACCGCCAACCAGACCGCCGAGCCGGGCCAGGTCGTGCACTCGTCCAACCTGTGCACGGAGATCCTGGAGGTGACGAACGACGGGGAGACCGCGGTCTGCAACCTGGGGTCGGTCAACCTCGCCGCGCACCTGGGTGACCACGGTGAGATGGACTGGGAGCGGCTGGACGCGACCGTCCGCACGGCCGTCACCTTCCTCGACCGCGTGGTGGACATCAACTTCTACCCGACCGAGCAGGCCGGGACGTCCAACTCCCGCTGGCGCCCGGTGGGTCTGGGCCTGATGGGCCTCCAGGACGTCTTCTTCCGGTTGCGGCTGCCCTTCGACTCGCCCGAGGCGCAGGAGCTGTCGACCCGTATCTCCGAGCGGATCATGCTCGCCGCCTACGAGGCGTCCGCCGACCTCGCCGAGCGGCACGGGCCGCACCCGGCGTGGTCCGCGACCCGCACCGCCCGCGGCGTGTTGCACCCGGACCACTACCCGAACGCCGAGCCCCGCTGGGCGGACCGCTGGGCGGCGCTGCGCACCCGTATCGCCGCCACCGGGATGCGCAACTCGCTGCTGCTGGCCATCGCGCCGACCGCCACCATCGCCTCCATCGCGGGCGTGTACGAGTGCATCGAGCCGCAGGTCTCCAACCTCTTCAAGCGCGAGACGCTGTCCGGTGAGTTCCTCCAGGTCAACGCGTATCTGATCGAGGAGCTCAAGGCGCTGGGGCTGTGGGACGCGCGGACCCGGGACGCGCTGCGCGAGGCCAACGGCTCGGTGCAGGACGTCGAGTGGATCCCCGCGGAGATCCGGGCGCTGTACCGCACCGCCTGGGAGATCCCGCAGCGCGCGCTGATCGACATGGCCGCGGCCCGTACGCCGTACCTGGACCAGAGCCAGTCGCTGAACCTGTTCATGGCGTCCCCGACCATCGGCAAGCTCAGCTCGATGTACGCCTACGCCTGGAAGCGCGGCATCAAGACGACGTACTACCTGCGTTCGCGGCCGGCGACCCGGATCGCCCAGTCCGCCCGCGGTGGCGCCGCCGCGACCGCGCCCGTACCGCAGCAGGCCACCGACCCCGAGGCGGTCGCCTGCTCCCTGGAAAACCCCGAGTCCTGCGAGGCCTGCCAGTAA